The proteins below are encoded in one region of Streptomyces marianii:
- a CDS encoding recombinase family protein: MAVAEDADVSGCSRGLDRPGLQRILDRLAEPDVVVFFKIDHAARSTGDFAYATSRAP, encoded by the coding sequence ATGGCCGTGGCGGAGGACGCCGACGTCTCCGGCTGCTCGCGCGGCCTTGATCGTCCGGGGCTTCAGCGGATCCTGGACAGGCTCGCCGAGCCGGACGTGGTCGTGTTCTTCAAGATCGACCACGCGGCCCGCTCCACGGGGGACTTCGCCTACGCGACCTCCCGCGCGCCCTGA
- a CDS encoding 1,4-dihydroxy-6-naphthoate synthase codes for MSKIKIAYSPCPNDTFVFDAWAHGRVPGAPRLDVTFADIDITNGMAERGEFDVLKVSYAVLPYVLDEYALLPCGGALGRGCGPLVLTREPGADLSDATVAVPSERSTAYLLFRLWAADVLPEGVGRVVVLPFHEIMPAVRDGKVDAGLVIHEARFTYQEYGLNCLADMGEHWETTTGLPIPLGAIIAKRSLGPELLDLLAESARTSVRMAWDDPLASRPYVMEHAQEMDPAVADQHIGLYVNEFTADLGEAGYAAVRGLLTRAAAEGLVPPLGREALSFVRPRRL; via the coding sequence ATGAGCAAGATCAAGATCGCCTACTCGCCCTGCCCGAACGACACGTTCGTCTTCGACGCGTGGGCGCACGGACGGGTCCCGGGCGCGCCCCGCCTCGACGTGACGTTCGCGGACATCGACATCACCAACGGCATGGCCGAGCGCGGCGAGTTCGACGTCCTGAAGGTCTCCTACGCGGTGCTGCCTTACGTCCTCGACGAGTACGCGCTGCTGCCCTGCGGCGGCGCGCTGGGCCGGGGGTGCGGCCCGCTCGTACTCACCCGGGAGCCGGGCGCGGACCTGAGCGACGCGACCGTCGCCGTGCCGAGCGAGAGGTCGACGGCGTACCTGCTGTTCCGGCTGTGGGCCGCGGACGTGCTGCCCGAGGGGGTCGGCCGGGTCGTCGTCCTGCCGTTCCACGAGATCATGCCGGCCGTGCGGGACGGCAAGGTGGACGCCGGACTCGTGATCCACGAGGCACGGTTCACCTATCAGGAGTACGGCCTGAACTGCCTGGCCGACATGGGCGAGCACTGGGAGACCACGACCGGACTGCCGATCCCGCTCGGCGCGATCATCGCCAAGCGTTCGCTGGGCCCGGAGCTGCTGGACCTCCTTGCCGAATCCGCCCGTACGTCCGTCCGCATGGCCTGGGACGACCCGCTGGCCTCGCGCCCGTACGTGATGGAGCACGCCCAGGAGATGGACCCGGCCGTCGCCGACCAGCACATCGGGCTCTACGTCAACGAGTTCACCGCCGACCTCGGCGAGGCGGGTTACGCGGCCGTCCGCGGCCTCCTCACGCGTGCCGCGGCCGAGGGGCTCGTACCTCCCCTCGGCCGCGAGGCGTTGTCCTTCGTCCGACCGCGCCGCCTCTGA
- a CDS encoding futalosine hydrolase: protein MRVLVVTAVRAEADSAAAGLAPDGTVTAHRIPGGHTLHRCSGAGTTVDVMAGGVGPAAAAAATATALTAAAAAPGAPAYDLVVSAGIGGGFAGVAPPGTLVVADAIVAADLGAQTSEGHLPVEELGFGRSVHPPAALSERIAEALDAVHGPVLTVSTVTGTAGRAAELIARHPRAAVEAMEGFGVAEAAATHGVPVVEIRAVSNAVGPRDRAAWRIGEALDALRSAFRLLRPVLEEEAR, encoded by the coding sequence ATGCGCGTACTCGTCGTCACCGCCGTGCGGGCGGAGGCCGACTCCGCCGCCGCCGGGCTCGCCCCCGACGGCACGGTGACCGCCCACCGCATCCCGGGCGGTCACACCCTGCACCGCTGCTCGGGTGCGGGCACGACGGTGGACGTCATGGCCGGGGGCGTCGGTCCGGCCGCCGCGGCGGCGGCAACGGCCACCGCCCTGACGGCCGCCGCGGCCGCACCCGGCGCTCCCGCGTACGACCTGGTCGTGTCCGCCGGGATCGGCGGCGGTTTCGCGGGCGTCGCGCCGCCGGGCACGCTCGTGGTCGCTGACGCGATCGTCGCCGCCGACCTGGGCGCGCAGACGTCCGAGGGGCATCTGCCCGTGGAGGAACTCGGCTTCGGGCGTTCCGTGCACCCGCCCGCCGCGCTGTCGGAGCGGATCGCCGAGGCACTGGACGCGGTGCACGGGCCCGTCCTCACGGTGTCGACCGTCACCGGCACCGCCGGCCGCGCCGCCGAGCTGATCGCACGTCACCCCCGCGCCGCCGTCGAGGCGATGGAGGGGTTCGGGGTCGCCGAGGCCGCCGCGACGCACGGCGTTCCCGTCGTCGAGATCCGCGCCGTGTCCAACGCCGTCGGCCCCCGCGACCGGGCGGCCTGGCGCATCGGCGAGGCCCTGGACGCGCTGCGGAGCGCTTTCCGGCTGCTGCGCCCCGTCCTCGAGGAGGAGGCACGATGA
- a CDS encoding DUF2771 domain-containing protein: MTVAFLSGKHRRAAAALGAVSAGLLVLSACDKPTPLATVTVGTTSVHTEAACYNDGKAIKESQIQDCLNEKAEKSITVAPDDKIRFGVDPEIAENGWTIFIGGERAEQEPYHKTYRTIPASAFFTSPTTGEPSSSAQVSIVETSGKKLTGIWHFKLAQD, from the coding sequence ATGACCGTTGCGTTCCTCTCCGGCAAGCACCGCCGGGCCGCCGCCGCCCTCGGTGCCGTGTCCGCCGGCCTCCTCGTACTCTCCGCCTGCGACAAGCCGACGCCGCTCGCGACCGTGACGGTCGGGACCACCTCGGTGCACACCGAAGCCGCCTGCTACAACGACGGCAAAGCCATCAAGGAGTCGCAGATCCAGGACTGCCTCAACGAGAAGGCCGAGAAGTCCATCACGGTCGCGCCGGACGACAAGATCCGCTTCGGTGTCGACCCCGAGATCGCCGAGAACGGCTGGACGATCTTCATCGGCGGCGAACGCGCCGAGCAGGAGCCGTACCACAAGACGTACCGGACGATCCCGGCCAGCGCCTTCTTCACCAGCCCGACGACCGGTGAGCCCTCCAGCTCCGCGCAGGTGTCCATCGTGGAGACCTCGGGCAAGAAGCTGACCGGCATCTGGCACTTCAAGCTGGCCCAGGACTGA
- a CDS encoding cold-shock protein, which produces MPTGKVKWFNSEKGFGFLSRDDGGDVFVHSSVLPDGVDSLKPGQRVEFGVVAGQRGDQALSVTVLDPTPSVAAAQRRKPDELASIVQDLTTLLENITPQLERGRYPDKAHGAKIAGLLRAVADQLDV; this is translated from the coding sequence GTGCCTACCGGCAAGGTCAAGTGGTTCAACAGCGAGAAGGGCTTCGGCTTTCTCTCCCGCGACGACGGCGGCGACGTCTTCGTCCACTCGTCGGTGCTTCCTGACGGAGTCGACAGCCTGAAGCCCGGTCAGCGGGTCGAGTTCGGCGTCGTCGCGGGACAGCGCGGTGACCAGGCGCTTTCGGTCACGGTCCTCGACCCGACCCCCTCCGTGGCCGCCGCACAGCGCCGCAAGCCGGACGAGCTGGCGTCGATCGTGCAGGACCTGACGACGCTCCTGGAGAACATCACCCCGCAGCTGGAGCGCGGCCGCTACCCGGACAAGGCCCACGGCGCGAAGATCGCGGGCCTGTTGCGCGCGGTCGCCGACCAACTCGACGTCTGA
- a CDS encoding helix-turn-helix domain-containing protein has protein sequence MPTSRQLKELGRFLTVRRAEIAPARVGLPVAGARRTPGLRREEVALLAGVGVSWYTWIEQGRAENVSAEILSAISRVLDLDDTQRQYVRRLAGLGSDHTAASTLPDAESLQPYVDNWLPNPAYIADRVWNVTVSNRTAREVLGMDGGTGNIIRDFFTHPATRRRYPTWDRDAPTVVARFRSHAASYPGDPLLATEIDRLRGESREFSDLWNAQDVQEDSCGIDLFEHPDTGEISLKRTTLDFTVRLGLRLTVFFPVPGTGAQQSIERLASHLPDRTRFDHVA, from the coding sequence ATGCCAACATCGCGCCAGTTGAAGGAGCTCGGGAGGTTTCTCACCGTGCGCCGCGCCGAGATCGCTCCGGCCCGGGTGGGGCTGCCCGTCGCAGGGGCCCGAAGGACCCCGGGACTGCGCCGGGAGGAGGTCGCCCTGCTCGCAGGGGTGGGCGTGTCCTGGTACACGTGGATCGAGCAGGGCCGTGCGGAGAACGTCTCCGCCGAGATCCTCTCCGCGATCTCACGCGTCCTCGATCTCGACGACACCCAGCGCCAGTACGTCCGGCGCCTCGCCGGACTCGGGTCGGACCACACCGCCGCCTCCACACTGCCGGACGCCGAGTCCCTCCAGCCGTACGTCGACAACTGGCTGCCCAATCCGGCCTACATCGCCGATCGCGTCTGGAATGTGACGGTCTCCAACAGAACCGCCCGTGAGGTGCTCGGAATGGACGGCGGCACGGGAAACATCATCCGCGATTTCTTCACCCACCCGGCCACCCGTCGCCGATACCCGACCTGGGACCGGGACGCGCCCACGGTGGTGGCCCGTTTCCGTTCCCACGCCGCCAGTTATCCCGGCGACCCGCTGCTCGCCACCGAAATCGACCGCCTGCGCGGCGAGAGCCGGGAGTTCTCAGACCTCTGGAACGCCCAGGACGTCCAGGAGGACTCCTGCGGCATCGACCTCTTCGAGCATCCCGACACCGGGGAGATCTCCCTGAAGCGCACCACGCTCGATTTCACCGTACGACTCGGCCTCAGACTCACCGTCTTCTTCCCGGTCCCCGGCACGGGCGCACAGCAGTCGATCGAGCGGCTGGCCTCCCACCTCCCGGACCGGACCCGGTTCGATCACGTGGCCTGA
- a CDS encoding helicase C-terminal domain-containing protein: MGTGELDREAHVPAGTAAGTPAGRPAREAGGTAGATGRPHDGAAARTPAGTRGGEAAHSVPGAHDGTDAPPATAGPTADRSGPTAPPRTLAEALRNRGDRGLAALLRARPDLLNPVPNDLTQLATRAGTRASVIRALERLDRFAQQTAQALAVAAEPTPYGTLLALLGGDDGDPAVEAALPRALGVLREQALVWGDDDRLRLVRTARELLAPSPQHPSPTGLGPTVAEATSGMSPGRLQEILATAGLPTTHDPVSAVVSLTSLFTERERMTALLDSAPTEALAVLDRLVWGPPYGTVAPPGGSPGAADSTPVRWLRDRGLLLPSSPRTVVLPREVALHLRGGRAHREPEPVAPEVRVAAEHRPQIVDNTAAGQAYTALATVEELLKNWQTGGPVVLRAGGLSVRDLKRTAAALDVSEQIASFWLELAYAAGLLASDGGEGTSRTGTATGEDERFAPTPAYDEWRDLPAASRWTALATAWLTATRTPGLVGGQDAKGRTLAALGPDLDRGAAPEVRHRVLALLAELPSGAAPDRDSVLARLRWERPVRTPAPAPGAPEPSDLRSRIATWTLTEAELLGLTGRGALSTAARTLLAAPAALPAPALLPTGLPPTGLPPTALPAAALPATADRAGGQPDARTVPGTPDARHEQAGDGPAQPAPHGHAALAARAALAAGVIAPLLPEPLDHVLLQADLTAVAPGPLERPLAEALGVLADVESKGGATVYRFTPASVRRALDAGQAAADLHAFLAKHSRTPVPQPLSYLIDDVARKHGHLRIGAASAYVRCDDDALLDEIMADRRSRGLRMRRLAPTVLAAQADPATLLEGLRAMGYAPAAESAEGDVLIIRADVHRTPRRTPPVPVPDGPPAPDDTLLAAAVRAIRAGDLAATAARKPAPHTGAGELPRTTPAETLATVQAAALTGSAIWIGYVNVEGAASQRVIAPVRVEGGFVTAYDHTADEVRTYPLHRITGVAELADERA, from the coding sequence ATGGGGACCGGTGAGCTCGATCGGGAGGCGCACGTGCCCGCAGGAACGGCCGCAGGGACACCGGCAGGACGGCCCGCGCGTGAAGCGGGAGGCACCGCGGGCGCGACGGGGCGCCCGCACGACGGCGCCGCCGCGCGCACACCCGCGGGCACCCGTGGCGGCGAGGCCGCGCACTCGGTGCCCGGCGCCCACGACGGCACGGACGCACCCCCTGCCACCGCCGGCCCCACCGCCGACCGCTCCGGCCCCACCGCCCCGCCCCGCACCCTCGCCGAGGCCCTGCGGAACCGCGGCGACCGGGGGCTGGCCGCGCTGCTGCGCGCCCGCCCGGATCTGCTGAACCCGGTGCCGAACGATCTGACGCAACTCGCGACCCGCGCCGGCACCCGCGCCTCCGTCATCAGGGCACTGGAGCGGCTGGACCGGTTCGCCCAGCAGACCGCCCAGGCCCTGGCCGTGGCCGCGGAGCCCACGCCGTACGGGACGCTGCTCGCGCTGCTCGGCGGCGACGACGGCGACCCCGCGGTCGAGGCGGCGCTCCCGCGCGCGCTCGGCGTACTGCGCGAGCAGGCGCTGGTCTGGGGCGACGACGACCGGCTGCGGCTGGTGCGGACCGCACGCGAACTGCTCGCCCCTTCCCCGCAGCACCCGTCCCCGACGGGTCTCGGCCCGACGGTCGCCGAGGCCACCTCCGGGATGTCCCCGGGCCGGTTGCAGGAGATCCTCGCCACGGCGGGGCTGCCGACGACCCATGACCCGGTGTCGGCCGTGGTATCGCTGACGTCGCTGTTCACCGAGCGGGAACGGATGACGGCGCTCCTGGACTCGGCGCCGACGGAGGCGTTGGCGGTGCTGGACCGTCTGGTGTGGGGCCCTCCGTACGGGACGGTGGCTCCGCCGGGCGGCTCCCCGGGCGCGGCGGACTCGACGCCGGTGCGGTGGCTGCGGGACCGGGGTCTGCTGCTGCCCTCGTCGCCGCGGACGGTGGTGCTACCGCGCGAGGTGGCGCTCCATCTGCGCGGCGGACGGGCACACCGCGAACCGGAACCGGTGGCGCCGGAGGTCCGGGTCGCCGCCGAACACCGTCCACAGATTGTGGACAACACGGCGGCGGGCCAGGCGTACACCGCGCTCGCCACCGTCGAGGAGCTGCTGAAGAACTGGCAGACGGGCGGGCCGGTGGTGCTGCGGGCGGGCGGCCTGAGCGTCCGCGACCTGAAGCGGACCGCCGCTGCCCTCGACGTCTCCGAGCAGATCGCCTCGTTCTGGCTGGAACTGGCCTACGCGGCCGGCCTGCTGGCCTCCGACGGCGGCGAGGGTACCTCCCGTACGGGCACGGCTACGGGGGAGGACGAGCGGTTCGCGCCGACGCCCGCGTACGACGAGTGGCGGGACCTGCCCGCGGCCTCGCGCTGGACGGCCCTCGCAACGGCCTGGCTCACCGCCACCCGGACGCCCGGGCTGGTCGGCGGTCAGGACGCCAAGGGCCGAACGCTCGCTGCGCTCGGCCCGGACCTGGACCGCGGTGCCGCCCCCGAGGTACGTCACCGCGTCCTGGCCCTGCTGGCCGAGCTGCCCTCGGGCGCCGCCCCGGACCGGGACTCGGTCCTCGCCCGGCTCCGCTGGGAGCGCCCGGTCCGCACCCCGGCACCGGCTCCCGGCGCTCCCGAGCCCTCCGATCTGCGCTCCCGCATCGCGACATGGACCCTGACCGAGGCGGAACTCCTGGGCCTGACCGGCCGCGGCGCCCTCTCCACCGCCGCCCGCACCCTCCTGGCCGCCCCGGCGGCACTTCCCGCCCCGGCACTTCTCCCGACGGGACTTCCCCCGACTGGACTTCCCCCGACGGCACTCCCCGCAGCGGCACTTCCCGCGACGGCCGACCGTGCCGGGGGACAGCCGGACGCCCGCACGGTCCCGGGCACGCCCGACGCCCGGCACGAGCAGGCCGGGGACGGCCCGGCACAGCCCGCCCCGCACGGCCACGCCGCTCTCGCCGCCCGGGCCGCGCTCGCCGCCGGGGTGATCGCTCCCCTGCTGCCCGAACCGCTCGACCACGTACTCCTCCAGGCCGATCTCACCGCCGTCGCACCGGGCCCGCTGGAACGCCCGCTGGCGGAGGCCCTGGGCGTCCTAGCGGACGTGGAATCGAAGGGTGGCGCGACGGTCTACCGGTTTACGCCGGCGTCCGTACGGCGGGCCCTCGACGCCGGGCAGGCCGCGGCGGACCTGCACGCCTTCCTCGCCAAGCACAGCCGTACCCCGGTGCCGCAGCCGCTGAGCTACCTCATCGACGACGTGGCCCGCAAGCACGGCCATCTGCGCATCGGCGCCGCCTCCGCCTACGTGCGCTGCGACGACGACGCACTGCTCGACGAGATCATGGCCGACCGCCGTTCCCGCGGCCTGCGGATGCGCCGGCTCGCGCCCACCGTGCTGGCCGCCCAGGCCGACCCGGCCACTCTGCTCGAAGGACTGCGGGCCATGGGATACGCCCCGGCCGCGGAGTCCGCGGAGGGCGATGTGCTGATCATCCGCGCGGACGTCCACCGCACCCCGCGCCGCACCCCGCCGGTGCCCGTTCCGGACGGGCCGCCCGCCCCGGACGACACGCTGCTCGCCGCCGCGGTGAGGGCGATCCGGGCGGGCGACCTGGCCGCCACGGCCGCACGGAAGCCCGCACCGCACACCGGTGCGGGCGAACTCCCCCGCACCACCCCCGCCGAGACCCTGGCGACCGTGCAGGCGGCCGCGCTCACCGGGTCCGCGATCTGGATCGGGTACGTCAACGTCGAGGGGGCGGCGAGCCAGCGGGTCATCGCCCCGGTCCGCGTCGAGGGCGGATTCGTCACCGCGTACGACCACACCGCCGACGAGGTGCGCACCTATCCCCTGCACCGCATCACCGGCGTGGCCGAGCTGGCCGACGAACGGGCCTGA
- a CDS encoding MFS transporter has protein sequence MTTARSSGAPGPLSRACRAVGRALHLPFTRTARGIRRATHAHGAGESGLGKLIELHAVNGAGDVMITVALASTVFFSVPTDEARGRVALYLAITMAPFTLLAPVIGPLLDHIPHGRRAAMAGTMTARALLALTMSGAVATGGIELYPAALGVLVCSKAYGVIRSAVVPRLLPTGFALVKANSRVTLAGLLATGIAAPIGAGLQQIGPAWPLYGACAIFVAGTFLSLSMPPKVDSAKGERKAHMLTHGERKPSLRTVGPSVLHGLQANVAHRMLSGFLIFFLAFLLRVHPLAGQSAAASLVMVGVAAGIGNACGTAIGAWVRNRPPEVIVATGLTLALSATVLAAVFFSPLMVALLGAVAGLSQALSKLSLDAMIQRDVPESVRTSAFARSETLLQMSWVVGGAIGISLPLNGVVGMSVAAGILALGAVLALRGLLVASRRSTTAPSRITVAPRVR, from the coding sequence GTGACAACCGCGAGGTCGTCCGGCGCTCCCGGGCCGCTGAGCAGGGCGTGCCGAGCCGTCGGCCGCGCCCTGCACCTGCCGTTCACCCGAACGGCCAGAGGTATTCGACGGGCCACCCACGCGCACGGCGCGGGCGAGTCCGGACTGGGCAAGCTGATCGAACTGCACGCGGTCAACGGCGCCGGGGACGTCATGATCACCGTGGCACTGGCGTCGACCGTCTTCTTCTCCGTACCCACCGACGAGGCGCGCGGGCGGGTCGCGCTCTACCTGGCGATCACCATGGCGCCGTTCACGCTGCTGGCCCCGGTGATCGGCCCGCTGCTGGACCATATTCCGCACGGCCGCCGTGCGGCGATGGCGGGCACGATGACGGCCCGCGCGCTGCTGGCGCTGACCATGTCGGGCGCGGTCGCGACGGGCGGCATCGAGCTGTACCCGGCGGCACTCGGCGTACTGGTGTGCTCGAAGGCTTACGGAGTGATCCGCAGCGCCGTCGTGCCGCGTCTGCTGCCGACGGGGTTCGCCCTGGTGAAGGCGAACTCACGGGTGACGCTGGCCGGGTTGCTGGCCACGGGCATCGCCGCGCCGATCGGCGCCGGCCTCCAGCAGATCGGCCCCGCATGGCCGCTGTACGGCGCGTGCGCGATCTTCGTGGCGGGCACGTTCCTCTCGTTGAGCATGCCGCCCAAGGTCGACTCGGCGAAGGGCGAACGGAAGGCGCACATGCTGACGCACGGCGAGCGGAAGCCGAGTCTGCGGACCGTCGGCCCGTCCGTGCTGCACGGACTGCAGGCGAACGTGGCCCACCGCATGCTGTCGGGTTTTCTGATCTTCTTCCTGGCGTTCCTGCTGCGCGTCCATCCGCTGGCGGGGCAGAGCGCGGCCGCCTCGCTGGTGATGGTGGGTGTCGCCGCCGGGATCGGGAACGCCTGCGGAACGGCGATCGGGGCTTGGGTGCGCAACCGGCCTCCGGAGGTGATCGTCGCCACGGGGCTGACGCTGGCGCTGTCCGCGACCGTGCTCGCGGCGGTGTTCTTCAGCCCGCTGATGGTGGCGCTGCTGGGCGCGGTGGCCGGGCTGTCCCAGGCGCTGTCGAAGCTGTCCCTGGACGCGATGATCCAGCGTGACGTGCCGGAGTCGGTGCGGACCTCGGCCTTCGCCCGTTCGGAGACGCTCCTCCAGATGTCGTGGGTGGTCGGCGGGGCGATCGGGATCTCGCTGCCGCTGAACGGCGTGGTGGGCATGTCCGTGGCGGCGGGCATCCTGGCCCTGGGCGCGGTGCTGGCGCTGCGCGGACTCCTCGTGGCGTCCCGCCGCAGCACGACGGCGCCGAGCCGGATCACGGTGGCGCCCCGCGTACGGTGA
- a CDS encoding DUF3027 domain-containing protein, with protein sequence MSAATTRSRTPDRLCAEAVDLARTAADEAAAPGVVGEHVSLVSEGDRVVTHFFECREAGYRGWRWAVTVARASRAKNVTVDEAVLLPGPDALLAPEWVPWSERLRPGDLGPGDLLPTDAEDLRLEPGYSGEDAPPPNAAVSEEMADRVDAEDAEIVTRAPSRGAIASLAEELGMRRARVLSRYGLHVAADRWEDSFGAKTPMAQAAPASCQSCGFLMPLSGSLKQAFGVCANEFSPADGRVVSLSYGCGGHSEAAVMPKPPRPAAPVLDSMRSDDFPLRPAPDSGSVPDHVETIAQDEDLGHS encoded by the coding sequence GTGAGTGCTGCGACGACGCGAAGCCGTACCCCCGACCGTCTGTGCGCCGAGGCGGTAGACCTCGCCCGGACGGCTGCCGACGAGGCGGCCGCGCCCGGGGTGGTGGGTGAGCACGTCTCGCTCGTGTCCGAGGGCGACCGGGTCGTCACCCATTTCTTCGAGTGCCGGGAGGCCGGCTACCGGGGCTGGCGCTGGGCCGTCACGGTGGCCCGCGCGTCCCGCGCGAAGAACGTCACGGTCGACGAGGCCGTGCTCCTCCCGGGTCCGGACGCGCTGCTCGCGCCGGAGTGGGTGCCGTGGAGCGAGCGGCTGCGTCCGGGCGACCTGGGGCCGGGCGATCTGCTGCCCACGGACGCGGAGGACCTGCGGCTCGAGCCCGGCTACTCGGGTGAGGACGCGCCGCCCCCGAACGCGGCGGTCTCCGAGGAGATGGCCGACCGCGTCGACGCCGAGGACGCGGAGATCGTGACCCGCGCCCCGTCGCGCGGTGCGATCGCCTCCCTGGCGGAGGAACTGGGCATGCGCCGGGCGCGGGTCCTCTCCCGCTACGGCCTGCACGTCGCCGCGGACCGCTGGGAGGACTCCTTCGGCGCGAAGACGCCGATGGCGCAGGCCGCGCCGGCGTCGTGCCAGTCCTGCGGCTTCCTGATGCCGTTGTCGGGGTCGCTCAAGCAGGCGTTCGGGGTGTGCGCGAACGAGTTCTCCCCCGCGGACGGACGGGTCGTCTCGCTGTCGTACGGGTGCGGCGGGCACTCCGAGGCGGCGGTCATGCCGAAGCCGCCGCGGCCGGCGGCGCCGGTGCTCGACTCGATGCGGTCGGACGACTTCCCGCTCCGCCCGGCACCGGACAGCGGCTCGGTCCCCGACCACGTGGAGACGATCGCGCAGGACGAGGACCTGGGGCACTCGTAG
- a CDS encoding HAD family hydrolase, translated as MASEPLTRPLTVGFDLDMTLIDSRPGIRAAYRALSAETGVWIDADLAVTRLGPPLEQELAHWFPDDRILETSDRYRELYPEYAISPTPAMPGAREAVAAVRALGGRAIVVTAKHEPNAKTHLAHLGIEPDEVIGWLWAEAKAEALREHDALVYVGDHVGDVRGARTAGVLSVAVPTGPCDERELREAGADVVLPDLTAFPAWLAGYAGAAATA; from the coding sequence ATGGCCTCGGAACCGCTGACTCGACCGCTCACCGTCGGCTTCGACCTCGACATGACCCTGATCGACTCGCGTCCCGGCATCCGGGCCGCCTACCGGGCGCTCTCCGCGGAGACCGGCGTGTGGATAGACGCCGACCTCGCGGTCACCCGGCTGGGACCGCCACTGGAGCAGGAACTCGCGCACTGGTTCCCGGACGACCGGATCCTGGAGACCAGCGACCGCTACCGCGAGCTCTACCCCGAGTACGCCATCTCCCCGACCCCGGCGATGCCCGGCGCCCGGGAGGCCGTCGCCGCGGTACGGGCGCTCGGCGGGCGTGCGATCGTCGTCACCGCCAAGCACGAGCCGAACGCCAAGACGCACCTCGCCCATCTCGGCATCGAGCCCGACGAGGTCATCGGATGGCTGTGGGCGGAGGCCAAGGCGGAGGCGCTGCGCGAGCACGACGCCCTGGTGTACGTGGGCGACCACGTCGGGGACGTCCGAGGCGCGCGCACCGCGGGGGTGCTGTCGGTCGCCGTGCCGACCGGGCCGTGCGACGAGCGGGAGCTGCGTGAGGCGGGCGCGGACGTCGTCCTCCCCGACCTCACCGCGTTCCCCGCCTGGCTCGCCGGGTATGCGGGCGCGGCGGCGACAGCCTGA